The nucleotide window GTGTAACCCGCCGCACGATCCCGGTCGCGGGCCAGCAGCAGGGCGTCGCCCAGCGCCAGTTCGTGGCGACGCCAGCCAGGCTGGAAGACCAGGGTGGCCACGCCCAGGGATGGCGCAAGATCGGACACCACGGCGCTCAGGTCGTGTTGCAGGGCGTCCAGGTAGCGCTGGCGATGATCGGTGAGAGGCTCACCGGCCTCGGCCAGCTCATGGTCCCAGGCATCGAGCTGCCCGCCACCGACACCCGCCTTCAGCAGGGCGTTGCGTTGCTTCAGTGCCCGCGCATAGCGCCGCCAGAGAGGCAGGAAACCCGCCTCCCGGCCCTGTTCCACGTGGAACAAGCCCCAATCCATGAAACGGCGACGCGGTTCGCCCCCTCCGGTCACCAGTGCATGGCTGCCCGGCTCGAAGCTCACGACCGCCAGCGCCGCACACAAGTCGCCCAGTTGGGCCACGTTCTCGCCGTCCAGCCGCCCGGTCCAGGCTTGGCCCGTATGCCGGAGCCCGCCCCGGCGAAGCCGCATCTGCTCGGCTTCGCGCCATTCCACGAAGACTTCCACGGCCTCGGACTGCGTCCTGACCAGTCCATCCCGCACCCGGCCGCGGAAGCTGCGTCCGTACGCCATCAGGTGCAAGGCTTCCAGCAGGCTGGTCTTGCCTGCGCCGTTGTCGCCGGTGATCAGGTTCAAACCCGGCTCCGGCACCAGCGCTACCTGCTCGAAACGCCTGAGACCGTTGGCCTCCAGCCGGACTACCTCCACTGACCGACCTCGTGGTGCAACGCCCGGCGCGCACTAGGCGAGTGCGCAACACAAGGGGTCTTGGAAGAGGAACGCGCGGGCATGGCGAATTGTAGCGTGCGTGGTGTGTGCGGCGTGTGCGGCGCGGAGGAAGGGAACCGTGGAGGCACGGCATCCCGCACTCGACATGCCCGCCCATGTC belongs to Pseudoxanthomonas sp. F37 and includes:
- the recF gene encoding DNA replication/repair protein RecF yields the protein MEVVRLEANGLRRFEQVALVPEPGLNLITGDNGAGKTSLLEALHLMAYGRSFRGRVRDGLVRTQSEAVEVFVEWREAEQMRLRRGGLRHTGQAWTGRLDGENVAQLGDLCAALAVVSFEPGSHALVTGGGEPRRRFMDWGLFHVEQGREAGFLPLWRRYARALKQRNALLKAGVGGGQLDAWDHELAEAGEPLTDHRQRYLDALQHDLSAVVSDLAPSLGVATLVFQPGWRRHELALGDALLLARDRDRAAGYTTVGPHRADWRIDYSALPQRETLSRGQAKLTALSCLLAQAQDFARRRGEWPIVALDDLASELDRHHQRRTLERLLASGAQVFITGTEPPAGLAGAGVVPTLFHVEHGAVQRLG